A portion of the Streptomyces coeruleoprunus genome contains these proteins:
- a CDS encoding GNAT family N-acetyltransferase — MEIRRATTVAELTAAEHLYDGPARPEWCERFLAAPGHLMLLAYEDGVPVGMVSGIEMLHPDKGGEMCLYELAVDEPYRRRGIGRALTEALAAVARERGCYGLWVGVDTDNDAALATYRSAGARDEGRFAMLGWEF, encoded by the coding sequence GTGGAGATCCGCCGGGCGACGACGGTCGCCGAGCTGACCGCCGCCGAGCACCTGTACGACGGCCCGGCGCGCCCCGAGTGGTGCGAGCGTTTTCTGGCGGCGCCGGGGCACCTCATGCTCCTCGCCTACGAGGACGGGGTGCCGGTCGGGATGGTGTCGGGCATCGAGATGCTCCACCCCGACAAGGGCGGCGAGATGTGCCTGTACGAGCTGGCCGTGGACGAACCGTACCGCCGGCGGGGCATCGGCCGCGCCCTGACGGAGGCGCTGGCCGCGGTCGCCCGCGAGCGCGGCTGCTACGGCCTGTGGGTGGGGGTGGACACGGACAACGACGCGGCACTGGCCACGTACCGGTCGGCGGGGGCCCGCGACGAGGGCCGGTTCGCGATGCTCGGCTGGGAGTTCTGA